ATCCCCTCTGTCCCCTTCTCTTGGATAAATTAGGACTATCTTGAGGTAAGAGAAGAGGAAGCGAAGGGGTTGAGTTTGGAAATACTCAAGTTCTCGTAGTGCTTCCTGATATAGTTAGATGATCATTATTAATTCCGGTTCTCCGCGGTAAGTTGGTAATGACCTTAATACCCGAGTCTTCAAAAAAACAAATATATTACGGAGGGGAAAGTCTCTTGAGAACTGCTGCTGAAACCAAGAAAAATTCCTTAAAAAGCCCAGATTACCGGGTACTGGTGGGGTTGGGCAGCTGCGGGATCGCGGCCGGCGGCCGCAAGGTGATGGCGGCCTTAAAGGACGATATCAAAAAAAGCAAGCTTAACGTGGCCCTGGCCGAGACCGGCTGCGTGGGCATGTGCTACCGCGAGGTGCTGCTGGACGTTTACGACCAGAACGGAAACCTGTTCACCTACGGCAACATGACCCCGGAGCGCCTGCCCCGTTTCGTGGAGGAACATCTTATCAAACACCAGCCGGTGAACGACTGGTTAGTGCGGGCACATAATATGGCCCTTCCCGACGACAGTTTTTACGCCAAGCAAAAACGCATCGTGCTGCGCCACTGTGGGGTGATCAACCCCGAGAGCATCCAGGACTACCAAGCCCACCAGGGCTATAAAGCTTTGGAGAAGGCCCTGAAGACCATGACCCCGGAACAGGTGATCAAGGAAGTGCTGGACTCAGGCTTAAGGGGCCGGGGCGGGGCTGGTTTTCCCACCGGGCGCAAGTGGCAGTTCGCCCGGGACAGCAAGAATGACCAGAAATACGTGATCTGCAACGGGGACGAGGGCGATCCCGGGGCCTTCATGGACCGCTCGGTGCTGGAGGGCGATCCCCACAATGTGATGGAGGGGATGCTGATCGCGGCTTATGCCATCGGGGCCCAGGAAGGGTATTTTTACGTCCGGGCCGAATATCCATTAGCAGTAAAACGGCTGAAATTAGCCATCTCCGAGGCCAAGAAACACGGCCTGTTGGGCCAGAACATCATGGGGACCGGATTTAATTTTGAGATGAAGATCCAGGAAGGGGCCGGGGCCTTCGTCTGCGGCGAAGAGACGGCCCTGATGGCCTCGATAGAAGGAAAACGGGGGATGCCCAAGCTTAGGCCGCCGTTCCCGGCGGTCTCCGGCCTGTGGGGCAAGCCCACTAACATCAACAACGTGGAAACCTACGCCAACGTGCCCTGGATCATCCTGAACGGCGGGGCGGCCTTTGCGGCCCTGGGCACCGAAAAGAGCAAGGGCTCAAAAGTCTTTGCCCTGGCCGGGCAGATCGTGCGGGGCGGCCTGGTGGAAGTGCCAATGGGGATCACGATGCGGGAGATCATCTACGAAGTGGGCGGCGGGATCAAGGGCGGGCGCCAGTTCAAAGCGGTGCAGATGGGCGGGCCTTCGGGCGGCTGCATTCCGGCGGCCCTGGCCGACACCGTGATCGACTACGAGTCGGTGACCCAAACCGGAGCCATCATGGGATCGGGCGGCATGGTGGTGATGGACGACACCACCTGCATGGTGGACATCGCCAGGTTCTTTTTGGATTTCACCCAGAAGGAATCCTGCGGCAAGTGCACCTTCTGCCGGGTGGGCACCAAGAGGATGCTGGAAATATTGGACCGGATTACCAAAGGCCAGGGAGCGGAAGGCGACATAGAAATGCTGCTAGAGCTGGCCGACAAGATCAAGGTCTCCTCCCTTTGCGGGCTGGGCCAGACCGCGCCCAACCCGGTGCTGACCACCATCAAGTATTTCCGGGACGAATACGAGGCCCACATCAAGCAAAAAAAATGCCCGGCCCACAATTGCAAGGAGCTGCTGACCTACGAGATCATCGCCGACAAATGCGTGGGGTGCACGGCCTGCGCCCGGGTCTGCCCCTCCTCCTGCATCGCGGGTTCGGTCAAGAAGCCACATACAATAGACCAGGTCAAGTGCGTCAAGTGCGGCAGCTGCGCAGCCAAATGCAAGTTCGACGCGATCAGAGTCAGTTGACCTCACCCCGGTATTTTACTAATCCATAGCCCATACATTAATGTGTGGGCTATGGATGCCCAACGCAGGCAACCAAGGCCATTCATGGCCTTAGAGCAATCATCATCCAGGCGGTAAAAACAGAACAAAAAAACGGAGGACCAATGCTTAAAGCCGGCATCTTTCTCGACCTCGACAACCTGGCCCGCAACGGCGGCTGGGGCATCCGCTACGACGCCGTCAAGAACCTGGCGGTGGCCCAGGGCGCCGTGGTGCTGCGGGCCAACGTCTACATGGCCATCGACGAGGAACGCGAATCGCACGACTCAGCGCTGCGCCAGAAGCGCCGCGAGTACCGCGACGCCATCCGGCGCAACGGCTACCACCTGACCCTCAAGACCCTGCGGCGCTACACCAACGCCGAGGGCGAGACCATGGTCAAGGCCAACTGCGACCTGGAACTGGCGGTGGATGCGCTGCTCCAGTCCGACAATCTGGACTACATCCTGCTGGGCAGCGGCGACGGGGACTTTTTGCGGCTGGTGCGCGCCCTGCAGAATCGCGGCAAGCGGGTGGACCTGCTGTCGTTCGGCAACACCAGCGTCGAGCTGCGGCGCGAGGTGGACCACCACTTTTCGGGGTTCTTGACGCCCGGTGTCCTGCCGTTCGACGAGGCCGCGCCGAACCGGATGCGCGGGGTCATGGTCTCGGTCAATGAGGAGAAGGGCTACGGGTTCCTGACCGTTCGCACCGGACTGGGCATGTCGGACCAACGGGCCGACGTTTTTTGCCACATCGTCGACTTCACCCGGGACGGGGCGTCCGTTTCCAACGAGTATTTCGCGGCCTTAAAGGCGCGCGGCACGATCATCGAGTTTGACCTGGGCGATGGCGGCGCCGGCAAGTCCAAGGCGGTCAACGCCCACGAGTTCCGGTGGGAGGACCTGGCCGCCAGAAGCGCAATCAACGGAAGCGCTTCAATGTAATATAACCCCAATTGAAGAGCGATTTCAGTGAGGCCCTTCCCCAAGCGCGGCAGCTGCGCGGCCAAGCGCAAGTTCGACCTGTCCGCCGCACCCCGCCGGTAGGGGCCGACGGGCGCGATCAGGGTGAAATGACTTCATCAAACGTCGATCATCATCCGGGCGGTAAAACGATTTAACTAAGA
The window above is part of the candidate division TA06 bacterium genome. Proteins encoded here:
- the nuoF gene encoding NADH-quinone oxidoreductase subunit NuoF, yielding MTLIPESSKKQIYYGGESLLRTAAETKKNSLKSPDYRVLVGLGSCGIAAGGRKVMAALKDDIKKSKLNVALAETGCVGMCYREVLLDVYDQNGNLFTYGNMTPERLPRFVEEHLIKHQPVNDWLVRAHNMALPDDSFYAKQKRIVLRHCGVINPESIQDYQAHQGYKALEKALKTMTPEQVIKEVLDSGLRGRGGAGFPTGRKWQFARDSKNDQKYVICNGDEGDPGAFMDRSVLEGDPHNVMEGMLIAAYAIGAQEGYFYVRAEYPLAVKRLKLAISEAKKHGLLGQNIMGTGFNFEMKIQEGAGAFVCGEETALMASIEGKRGMPKLRPPFPAVSGLWGKPTNINNVETYANVPWIILNGGAAFAALGTEKSKGSKVFALAGQIVRGGLVEVPMGITMREIIYEVGGGIKGGRQFKAVQMGGPSGGCIPAALADTVIDYESVTQTGAIMGSGGMVVMDDTTCMVDIARFFLDFTQKESCGKCTFCRVGTKRMLEILDRITKGQGAEGDIEMLLELADKIKVSSLCGLGQTAPNPVLTTIKYFRDEYEAHIKQKKCPAHNCKELLTYEIIADKCVGCTACARVCPSSCIAGSVKKPHTIDQVKCVKCGSCAAKCKFDAIRVS
- a CDS encoding NYN domain-containing protein, yielding MLKAGIFLDLDNLARNGGWGIRYDAVKNLAVAQGAVVLRANVYMAIDEERESHDSALRQKRREYRDAIRRNGYHLTLKTLRRYTNAEGETMVKANCDLELAVDALLQSDNLDYILLGSGDGDFLRLVRALQNRGKRVDLLSFGNTSVELRREVDHHFSGFLTPGVLPFDEAAPNRMRGVMVSVNEEKGYGFLTVRTGLGMSDQRADVFCHIVDFTRDGASVSNEYFAALKARGTIIEFDLGDGGAGKSKAVNAHEFRWEDLAARSAINGSASM